The following coding sequences are from one Eucalyptus grandis isolate ANBG69807.140 chromosome 11, ASM1654582v1, whole genome shotgun sequence window:
- the LOC120289345 gene encoding uncharacterized protein LOC120289345 isoform X2 produces MQNASEKNSQCSDGFISPDGQAALGIGASKERAKKRKLVQKNDIQKKRMTDNGKQIIATSKSRNDDGKQIIAASKSRNDDGKQIIATFKRHGSKKKAAIPEIGNSQLRKRTIVNKGSRSAMEENGAKEMVQINKSFLES; encoded by the exons ATGCAAAATGCATCAGAGAAAAATTCTCAATGTTCTGATGGATTCATTAGTCCAGATGGTCAAGCTGCTCTTGGGATTGGCGCTAGTAAAGAGAGAGCTAAGAAGAGAAAGCTTGTGCAAAAAAATGACATTCAGAAGAAACGCATGACTGACAATGGAAAGCAAATTATTGCTACTTCTAAGAGCAGGAATGATGATGGCAAACAAATTATTGCTGCTTCTAAGAGCAGGAATGATGATGGCAAGCAAATTATTGCTACTTTTAAGAGACATGGATCGAAGAAGAAAGCTGCAATACCTGAAATAGGTAATTCACAATTAAGAAAGAGAACAATTGTAAACAAGGGTTCACGGTCTGCCATGGAAGAAAATGGAGCAAAAGAAATGGTCCAAATAAACAAAAG CTTTCTGGAGAGTTGA
- the LOC120289345 gene encoding uncharacterized protein LOC120289345 isoform X1: protein MQNASEKNSQCSDGFISPDGQAALGIGASKERAKKRKLVQKNDIQKKRMTDNGKQIIATSKSRNDDGKQIIAASKSRNDDGKQIIATFKRHGSKKKAAIPEIGNSQLRKRTIVNKGSRSAMEENGAKEMVQINKRSFLES from the exons ATGCAAAATGCATCAGAGAAAAATTCTCAATGTTCTGATGGATTCATTAGTCCAGATGGTCAAGCTGCTCTTGGGATTGGCGCTAGTAAAGAGAGAGCTAAGAAGAGAAAGCTTGTGCAAAAAAATGACATTCAGAAGAAACGCATGACTGACAATGGAAAGCAAATTATTGCTACTTCTAAGAGCAGGAATGATGATGGCAAACAAATTATTGCTGCTTCTAAGAGCAGGAATGATGATGGCAAGCAAATTATTGCTACTTTTAAGAGACATGGATCGAAGAAGAAAGCTGCAATACCTGAAATAGGTAATTCACAATTAAGAAAGAGAACAATTGTAAACAAGGGTTCACGGTCTGCCATGGAAGAAAATGGAGCAAAAGAAATGGTCCAAATAAACAAAAG AAGCTTTCTGGAGAGTTGA